The DNA sequence TAATTTTTCAATCGATATTGATTCAATTTCGCCGCTCCTTTCTGTCTATTTTCAAATTGACGTTCAATAAGGGTAATCTCCATTATAACGAGTTTTAATCTGAATTACTTATGATTGGCTCAAAAAATCGCTTATAAAAAAAGTTGTACGCACCAAAAAAGCACTCTGAATTAACAGAGCGCTTTTAGAGTGTGTACTGTAAGTACTATTTAATTAATGCCTGCACTATTAAAGTGAAGCTACAACGCCTTGGCAGCGTGGGCAAAGATGATCTAAACCATTTGCTGAACCAAGTTCAGTGCTGTAGTTCCAGCATCTTTCACATTTTTCACCATCGGCGTGTACGACTTTGATGTCGCCGTGATAGTATTCAGTACCATCTTCAACTTTGTCCTCAACTTCAACTTGAGACACGATGAATAATTGATGCAAGTTTTCGAAGTCTTTTAAGAAAGCTTTCGCATCAAAGTGTTCATTGTTTCCGATGATCACTTTAGCTTCTAATGATTTACCGATAACTTTGTCGTTACGCGCACTTTCTAAAGCACGGTTGACATCGTCGCGTAATTTCATAAATGCATTCCATTTTTCTAGTAATTCTGCATCTGGTTCAACAACTTTCGGCATGTTAGCTAAGTGTACACTTTCTTCTTCAACATGAGGGATATAAGACCAAACTTCTTCAGCAGTATGTGCTAAGATTGGTGCTAATAATTTTGTCATGTCGACTAAGATTTGGTATAACACTGTCTGCATGCTGCGGCGTTTAGGTGAATCTTGTTTTTCGATGTACAAGATATCTTTACCATAATCTAAGTAGAAGTTACTTAACTCAACGTTGATGAAGTTTTGAACTTCTTGATAGATGTTTAAATAGTCGAAGTTATCATAATGTTTAATGATGTTTGCTGTGAATTCGCGTAAACGATTCAATAAATAACGGTCGACTTCTAATAATTCGGATTCAGGCAATGCATCTGTATTCGGTTTGAAGTCATTGACGTTACCTAACATGAAACGTAATGTGTTACGGATTTTACGATAAACATCTGCTGTTTGTTTTAAGATTTCATCAGAAATACGAACGTCAGCTAAGTAGTCCACACTGCTTACCCATAGACGTGCGATATCTGCACCTTTTTGTTTAACGATTTGATCAGGAACGATAACGTTGCCTAATGATTTACTCATTTTCTTACCTTCTCCGTCCATTACGAAACCGTGAGATAATAAGAATTTATAAGGTGATTGGCCGCGTGTCGCAACTGCAGTTGTGATAGAAGAGTTGAACCAGCCGCGATATTGGTCACTGCCTTCTAAGTAAAGGTCAGCTGGGAATGATAATTCCGGACGTGTTTCTAATACACCGCGGTGTGATGAACCTGAGTCGAACCATACGTCCATGATATCTTCTTCTTTTGTGAATTCGCCGTTCGGGCTGCTTGGATGTGTGTAACCTTCAGGCAATAAGTCTTTTGCATCACGGTCGAACCATACATTTGAACCATATTTTTCAAATAAGTCTGCGATATGGTAGATGATTTCTTTGTCCATGATGATGTCGCCGTTTTCTGCATAGAATACTGGTAATGGCACACCCCATACACGTTGACGTGAAATTACCCATTCACCGCGGTCGCGGATCATGTTATAGATACGTGTTTTACCCCAATCTACTTTGAAGTGTGTATCTTCGATAGCATCTAAGATATCTTGACGTACTTTACTGATAGATGCGAACCATTGCGGAGTCGCACGGAAGATAACAGGTTTTTTCGTACGCCAGTCATGAGGGTAACTATGTGTGATGAATTGTAATTTCAATAATGAACCATTTTCTTTAAGCAAGTCAGTAACTGCTTTGTTGGCTTTGTCATAGAACATACCTTCGAATTGTCCGCCTTCTTCAGTGAAGACCCCTTTATCATCTAAAGGACTGATTACAGGCAAGCCGTATTTTTGACCTACGATATAGTCATCTTCCCCGTGTCCAGGAGCAGTATGAACACAACCTGTACCAGCGTCAGTTGTTACGTGCAAGCCGTTGATAACTAAAGAAACACGATCGATAAACGGATGTTGTGTTTCCACATATTCTAATTCTTTACCAGTGAATGTTTTTTGTAACTCAATGGCATCTTTGTCCCAGCCTAGTTCTTTTGCAACTTCTTCAACTAAGTCTGCACCGACAACGTATTTTTCACCGTTCACATTATATTGACCGTATTTCAAGTCAGGGTGTACAGTAATCGCAACGTTTGAAGGTAATGTCCAAGGAGTAGTAGTCCAGATGATGAATTTCGCATCTTCATCTACAACGCCTTTGCCATCTTTTACATCAAAAGCAACGTAGATAGATGGTGAACGTTTATCATGATATTCGATTTCTGCTTCAGCTAATGAAGATTCACTTGAAGGTGACCAGTAAACTGGTTTTTTACCTTTGTAAATTAAACCTTTATCTGCCATTTCACCGAATAAACGGATTTGTGCAGCTTCATATTCAGGTTTTAAAGTGATGTATGGATCGTTAAAGTCGCCATTCACACCTAAACGTTTGAAGTCTTTCTTTTGAAGTTCGATTTGTTCTAAAGCGAATTCCTTACATAATTCACGGAATTCAGAAACAGGCATTTCTTTACGTTTAATACCTTTTTTTGTTAATGCTTGTTCAATCGGCAAACCATGAGTATCCCAACCAGGAACATATGGTGAATAATAACCTTGCATTGATTTATAACGTACAATGAAGTCTTTTAAAATTTTATTTAAGGCATGACCCATGTGCAAGTTACCATTCGCATATGGCGGTCCGTCATGTAAAATATAAGTTTCATTTCCCTTGTTTTTCTCTAAGATTTTGTGATATAAATCTTGTTCGTCCCATTGTTTTTGGATTTCTGGTTCTTTCTTAGGTAATCCCCCTCGCATTGGGAAGTCTGTTTTCGGCATTAGTAGCGTGTCTTTGTAGTTCATTAATTTTCACTCCTTAAAATATAAAAAAGAACTCTAAGTTCAATTAACAGGGACGAACAACCGCGGTACCACCCTGCTTAACTCAATTTAGAGTTCTCTTAATTCTTACTAATATAATGTTGAATAAGACAGTGATATAAGAATTAAACATATATTAGGCTCACACCATCCCTAACTCGCTGTTATGTTAATATGCGACTTAATTCTTACGCGTCTGTCTCATGACTTTGCTTGTTATTTATTTTCTTTATCTTTCGCTTCTTGTGCAGGTTCGCTGCCTTCTTGCGCTTCAGCTTTTTGTGCTTGCGCTTGCTGCTTTTCTTGTTCAGTTACATCATTTTGATGCAGATGCTGGAAGTTTTCTTCTGTCACTTGTTGTGCATCCAAGTCATAGTTTAATAAATAATCCCAATCATCATTCTTCAATAAATCCAACTGCGCTTCAACCAGCATACGGAAACGAGAACGGAAAATTTTAGATTGACGTTTCATATCTTCTGTTTGGAATGAAAGTCTTCTTGCTTTTTCCACACCATCGTTTACAATACGATCTGCTTCAGCTTTTGCTTTTGATACAATCGCTTCAGCTTCTTTCGTTGCTGCTGCTTTTGTTTCTTGGCTTGCAGTTTGTGCTTGCACTAAAGCATCGCTTACAGATTGTTGTACTTCTTTGTATGCTTTTAAGTTGTTTTCTTTTTCTTCAACAACTGTTTCCAATTGTTTCTTTTGTTCTTTTAAATGTTCAATTTCTTGGCTAAGCTGGCTTAAATAATCAGCGACTTCTGTTGGTTCCAGGCCATTCTTAGTTTTTGAAAATTCTTTGTTTTTAATTTCGTTCGGTGTAAAAGACATCTTATATTGTCCTCCTTAATCATACACTATTTGAATAAAGTTTCATATACTATGCGCAGTTTGTCTTTCTTTGTTTTATGACCGATTTCAGTCACTCTCGCACGGCCATGTCCTTGTATCGACAGCAAATCTCCAGGTTCAAGTTGGAAATCTGGACGTTCAATAATTGTATGATTCACTTTGATACGTTTCTTTTCAATATATTGTTTCGCAATTGAACGTGATTTACGAATCATTTCCTTCAGTACAACATCTAAACGCATTGCACTGACAGTAGCTTGATGTAAAGTCCAATTCTCTTTTGATTGTATCATATCTTCTAGTGGAACTTCATGCAGTTTGACCGGAACACCCTTGATTCGCTTTAATTCCAACATTATATACGATTTAATATTCTTTGTCAAAATAAACTGAATTTTATCGCCTACAATAATATCGCCCAACTGATCTCTTTCAATACTTAAAGACATCAACGTACCTAACACATTGCGGTGGTCGATTGTCGCGAACTTTTCAGGATATTCTAAATCAAGCAGTACCAGCTCAAAATCTTCCTCTGCCGGTGTGAAATAATCCGGCGCAATCACAGCACGTTTGCGTTCGCTTGAAGGCTGCCCGCCATTAAAGGTGACATGCAGGTCATCATAACTGCCTACAATAACCTCTAAAATATATTTTGCGCGCGGATCTAGGAAATGTGTCAGTACCGGCGCATAGTTGCGCTCGGCTTGTTGTACTTTATCGATTAACATGGTAATTATCGGTTGTTCTTCTCTTCTGAAATGCTGATAGATATCTATGTCTATTCACCTCTTTACAAAATAAAAAAGGTAAGCCTAGTCGTTTGAAGCTTGGCGTACCTTTTTAGAAATGATATTAAGCTAATTGTTGTAAAATCAACACGAATATAGCATGAAGTCCTTTTTGGAAGAAAATAAGGACAAAAATTGCTGCGATACTTGAAATATCAATCATACCGATCGGCGGTATGATTTTACGAAACGGTGCTAAAAACGGTTCGTAGATTTTATGCAGGAATCTGCCGAAGGCTGAACCTTGTGCATTTGGAATCCATGACATAAAGAAGTAGATAATCATACCCCAATAATATACCGTAAGCAATATCTCTATCACACTAAATACAAGACTTAAAAATCCAACTAAACTCATAGACGTTTACCTCATTCATAATCAAATTCTGACGTGTCTAAGTCTTCTGTAATACTGCCGGCAACTTCTACATTATCCGGTGTACATAAGAAGATATCATTACCTACACGTTGAATATCCCCGCCGATTGCATAAACTGTACCGCTTAAGAAATCGATAATTCTTTTTGCGGATACGTTATCAATACGCTGCAAGTTCACAAGTGTGGCACGTCTGTTTTTCAACTCATCCGCAATATCTTGCGTATCTGAGAACACGCGCGGCTCGAATAAACACATTTTTGAACTTTCGTGCAAGTTCGCTGCGTTCATATTCACGACATTTCTAGCAGAATCATTGGATGTTTGATTAGCCATATGATACTTCCTTTCGTTGGAAGACGACTGCAATCTTTTACCTTGCGTTTGACGTTTCGGGACAGTCTTAATTGCACGCTGTCTTTCATTATAGTAATTATTGTTTTGTTGCGGTGATGTTTGCTGACTTTGAGAAGGTTGTTCTGGTTGCGGCTCAGGCTCTGGTTCAGCTTGTACTCTGTTTCTGTTTTGCTGCTGGTGATCAGCAACTTCTTCTTCCTCTTCTATCACAAAAAAATTGCTAAATAGGTCTTTTAAAGCCAAGTGGCTCACTCCTCTTTTCCTACTAATTTAGTACCGATTCGTACAAAAGTTGCGCCCTCTTCTGCAGCAATTTCATAATCATTGCTCATGCCCATAGATAATTCAGTGCACGGCGCATAGTCTAAGTTTTTCGCTTTGATTTCATCGCGTTTATTTCTAAGTTTTTCAAAAATGTCTCTGATTTCTGATTCGTCATCAGTATAAGGCGCCATTGTCATCAGACCTACGACTTTAATGTTTTCATATTGTTCAAGTAATTCGATGAAAGCATCCACTTCTTCTAAAGCAAGACCATGTTTGCTTTCTTCTTCTGAAACATTCACTTGAACAAAACATTTCACAACATGTGATGCACGTTTATTGATCTCTTTTGCTAAGCTTTTGCGATCTAATGCGTGCAGATAGTCGATGTCATCGATAACTTCTTTCACTTTACGTGATTGCAAAGTGCCGATAAAGTGCATAACAGCGTCATCCGGCAAAGCTTCATGCTTCTCTTGGAAACCTTCTAAACGGTTCTCGCCGAAGTGTCTGATACCGGCATCATATGCTTCTTTAGCTCGCTCTATTGTAACATATTTTGTTACAGCAATCACGTTAGGTCTGGCAGTGCGGTTTGCTTTTTCCAAACTTTTTGTAATATGGTCGTTGATTTGTTCTAGATTTTGTTTCACATTCATTTCAATTACTCCTTACTTCTACTGTCCAATAAATGCTAACATCCGGCCAGTCTTACTCTTCTCTACCCTATATGAAAAGAATAAGTCTAAGTTTTCAGATGTCGCATATTCTGTCACATCAATATTTACTTCAGGTACACCTGCTTGAATTAATAATCGGCGATTGGCCTCTTTTAAATCAATTCCGTGTCGATCGCTTCCGCGTGTTTCGATAAACGCACTTGCATCCACAGGCAGCGCTTCAAACTGTGCTTTGATATCATCATTGATTTCATAACTATTCGAAGTTGCGGGACCGATAACTACCTTCAAGTCTGCTAAATCAAAATCAATTTGTTTAAGTATTTCCTCAGAAATACGTCCGACAGTCCCTTTCCATCCTGCATGAGCAAGACCGATAAAATGATGCTTTGTGCTGTAAAAATAAACAGGCACACAATCTGCATAGCACATTGTCAGCAGCAAGTTTGAATCATACGTATAAAGCCCATCTACACCGTGCAGAGCATCTGTTAATGTATCAATGTTCGTATTCGCATCTTTTGTTGTCACTTCAACGACATGATTGCCATGCGTTTGTATCGGGAAGACCCATTGCTTTCTGTCAAAGCCGATGGCTTGTGCAAGTGTCTTCTGATGCGCATGTACATTTTCAGCCTTGTCGTCGATATATAATGCCATATTAAAAGCATTGCTGGGATATGGACTCTGTCCATCTTCTCTTGTCGTAAATCCCAATGTAATTTGATCTGACTTTGCGTCAGTATGTTCTAAGTAATGTGGTTGCTTCGTAAATTTCTCTGGCATAACTATCTCTCCTGTTTATTAATAGATGCTATACTTACGTACCTTATCAACTTAATAGTAAGACTTACACACTCAAAATTCAAATATATAAAAAGTGTCACCAGATCCATCCGATCTGATGACACTTTAGATTATTGTTCTCACTAGACCACTCGATGACCTGTTGCATCTAATCTTGCGTGATACTATGGTTGATTGCTCAATGCAAACTCTATAGAAAGATATTAACGTCTAGTTCTTCTTGAACGTCTTTCTTCTCTGTTTCTGATGAAACTTGGAATATCATCTTCTTTAGTAGTGTGTGTTCTTGGTTCGCTTGTTGATTCAGAACTATGAGATCTTGGCGCATGTCCGATTCCTTCGTCATTTGAAGTTCCCGCACTGCTTGCGCTTGATCCGAAACCTGTATTAGATTGTTTGCGTGCATGTGTTGCTGGTTTGTCTTCGAAACCAGTCGCAATCACTGTTACCACGATTTCATCTTGTAATTCAGGGTTGATTACTGTACCGAAGATCATGTTTACATCTTCATCAGCCGCATCTTGAACGATGTCTGCAGCTTCTTGTGCTTCGAATAAAGATAATGATTCTCCGCCTGTAATGTTCATTAGGACACCTTGTGCACCAACGATTGATGTTTCAAGCAATGGAGATGAAATAGCTTTTTTAGCTGCTTCAACTGCACGGTTTTCACCAGAAGAAACACCGATACCCATTAACGCTGAACCTTGGTTAGACATGATTGTTTTTACGTCTGCAAAGTCAAGGTTTACTTCACCTGAAACAGCGATTAAGTCAGAGATACCTTGTACACCTTGGCGTAATACGTTATCTGCTTCTTTGAATGCTTCCATCATTGGCGTTGATTTGTCAACGATGTCTAATAAGCGATCGTTTGGAATTACGATTAATGTATCCACAGCTGCTTTCATTGATTCTACCCCTGCAGCAGCTTGTGTTTGACGTTTGCGTCCTTCGAAACTGAATGGGCGTGTTACAACACCTACTGTTAAAGCACCCATTTCTTTTGCGATTTTAGCAACAACCGGTGCAGCACCTGTACCAGTACCGCCACCCATACCAGCAGTTACGAATACCATGTCAGCGCCTTGAATTGCATCTTCAATTTGCTCACGTGATTCTTCGGCAGCTTTTTTACCGATTTCAGGGTTCGCGCCAGCACCTAAACCGCGTGTTAACTTTTCACCGATTTGGATTCTGGACTCAGCTTTAGATAAGTTTAATGCTTGACCGTCAGTGTTGATTGAAATAAATTCAACATTGTCCATTCCGTGGTCAATCATTCGGTTTACAGCGTTGTTACCACCGCCGCCAACACCAATGACTTTTAAAGTCGCTAAATGATTAAATCCTTGTTCAAATTCTAACATTTAAATTTCCTCCTAGTTTTAATGGGCAATCAATCAAATAGAGATTTCAATAATTTTTTAAATTTGCTCTCTTCTTGTTTCTCATGAGATTGGTCTGAGTTATAATCACTATCTTGCTTAGGATGTGTTTCTTTCGGTTCAGAAACCGTTTCATCCCCTTCAGTCGGTTCTTCAGCAACAGGCTCGTCATGAGACGGCTTGCTTTGTTTCTTCTTGAACCAGTCGAAACCGCTTGATTTTTCAGTATACTCTTTAGGGTTCGACTCTATGACTTCTTCTTCAAATTCTTCATTATCATGATTACTAATTGTAACATAATCTAATAATTCATCAAAAGCGATACTGCTGGAAATCGTTGAAATTGCTGAAGAGAATTCAGGTTTTCTGATTCCCATTTGCGAAGGTGTATGTATTCTAACCTTCTCATTAACCATATCTTGCAGTAATTCACGAACACCTAATAAGTTGGCTGAACCGCCTGTTACAACAAATCCGCCGTTTACTTTTGTTAAACCGAGTTCTTGCAATAAGTCGAAGACATTGAAGAAGATTTCCTCTACACGTGCTTCAATAATATCTGCTAAATCTTTTTGTGTAAATTGTGCATCCTCTTCGCTATCGATTTGTTCTACTGTGAAAACATCTTGGTCTGATGCTGAATTGTAGAAAGCGTGACCGTATTGATGTTTGACTTTCTCTGCAGTATCAAATGAAGTGTTAAGACCTTGTGCAACATCGTCTGTGATGTCGCGTCCGCCCATTTCAATTGAATCCGCATCCACTAAGTCGCCGCGTTCGTAGAACGCCACTTGTGTCAAGTCTTGACCAATGTCAATCACACATGCGCCAAGTTCTTTCTCAGTCGGTGTAAGGATTGATCCGTAGTTGTATGCATCAGAATAAACATCTAATACATCTACACCGCATGCTTCCACACATTTAATCAAGTTGACTAGAATTGATTTTTGAATGGCAATGACGCCTGCTTCCACTCTTAAAGAGTGTCTTGCAATCAATTCTTTAGGATCAGAAACTTCATTATCGTTATCAACGATGAAACGAATTGGGAATGTATCCACAACTTCAGTTTCTTCAACATCATTTTTGTCTCTGATGCCTTCTAATACTGTTTCAATATGTGTTCCTTTTACTTCTGTATCTTCATAAAATTCAATTTCATTGGTTTCATCAAAAACTTCAGTAGCGACAATCGGCAATTTCAAGAAGACTTCTTTAATGTCAACGCCAGATGCGATTGAAGCTTTCTTAATTGTATCTTTCACAGCTTGTTTAGCTAAATCAAAATCATCGATTAAGCCGTTCTTAATTCCGCTTGTATAGGTTTGTCCTGTACCTATCACATTAATTCCATTATGAAATTTTTCGCCTACTATTGTTTTTACACTAGATGAACCAATATCTACACTTACATAGTAATGTTCCTCCATAGATAGGCACCTCCTGACAATTTCTTTAAAAAATACACTATAGTTAGTTTACAATACGTTTCTATGGTTGTGAACTATAAACACATGATATTCAAGACTTTTTTAATTATTTGTACTACTTTCTTTCTTTGACTTATCATTCTTTGACTTGTCATCGTTTGTTTGATCATTAATTTTGTTCAATGTTGCTTGTAATTCGTCTTTCGCTTTATCCTCCATCGCTGTGCCTTCTTTAAGTTTCATACTGCTGTCAGAAGACGTTGATGAACCATCTTGATAAGGAATAAATGATGCGCCGACTGATAAATCAATGTAACCTGATTTTTTCAGTTCTCCGGATGCATCTCTGTCTAACGCACTTGCCATATCCGGATAATACTTCATTTTATTCGCAATTGTATTCATATTGCCGATGACTTGAATATCATCTTTCATATACAATCTGACTTTATTGCGGCTTTCCTTATCATCTGCGTATTCGACTTCAGAGATTGCTTGACGAATATTTTTCGGCATTTCTGATAAAGCTTGAATGATTTTCTCGCGGTTAGAAGCATTAAAGCCTGAAACCACAGGTGCATCATTCGGCAGTTTTCCTTTATAATCTTTTAAAATATGATCATTTGAAAGGATGGGATGAAACTTCCCTTTTTCTTCAAGCAAACCGACTAACTGATACTCTTTGACTTGCACTTCTAAGTTGTTCGGCAGTTTTCTGTTGATTTGAACATCTTTTACAAAAGGATTTTGTTTCATCTTATCGACAGCTTTGCCTTTGCCGAACATGTAGATTTTAGTATCCTTCTTTAAATTCAAGGCATTCTTAACCTCTTTATTAGAAAGATAATGATTACCTTTAATATCTACACGGTCTATATTACTAATCGGCGTAAACATATACAACACAATTAAAATAATCAGTGCGATGAGCGTACCGAAGATCGACAATTGGATACGCCGTTGTCTTTCTCTTCTTTTTCGAAGCTTTTCCTTTAGGTACTCAGAATCGATTTTACGAACTTTATCCGTCATTAAAACATCACACCCCTACTTCGAAGGCAGATGCGAACGGAAGCTGTCGATAAAGACATCGCCGCGTTCTTCAAAAGTTTTGTATTGATCCCAGCTGGCACATGCCGGTGAAAGCAAGACCACATCATTAGGTTCGATGACCTCTTGTACTTTGTTAACAGCATCTTTCACATCGGTCGCACGAATCACATACTTGCCTTGGCTTTCGCCGAGTTTCGTTAACTTATCTTGTGTTTCGCCGAATGTCAGCATCACTCTTACATCCTTCATGTAAGGAATCAGCTCATCGAAGCCGTTGCCTCTGTCTAAGCCGCCGCATAACCACACAATCGGCTGATCAAATGAATTCAAGGCAAATTGTGTTGCTAACGTATTCGTTGCTTTAGAGTCGTTGTAATATTTGTTCGTTTTGTTAGAACCGATATATTGCAGACGGTGTTTGATACCAGAGAATGTAGTTAATGTATGATTAATCGCATCTACAGGTACACCTGCAAGTACAGCTGCCAAAACTGCAGCTAAGATATTTTCAAGGTTATGCTCGCCAGGGAGCACAATATCATCTTTATGAATGAGACGTAAACCATTCAACATGATATAGCCGTCTTTGATGTAAATACCGTCAACTTCTTGATTGGTTGAGAAGTAATAGGTTTTAGCTTTTAAATCTTCTGTTTCAATCAAATGACGCTGACTGTAGTTGCAAATCAAATAATCATCTTCTGTTTGATTTTTATAGATACGGCGTTTGGCATTGCGGTATTCTTCCAGCGAACCATGATAATCAAGGTGGGCTGAATAGATATTAGTAATAATCGCAATATGCGGACGGTACGTATCAATACCTAATAATTGGAAAGATGACAACTCTGTAATCAAGTAATCATCAGGATGTGCTTCTTGTGCCACTTTAGAGGCAACATAACCGATGTTGCCTGATAACAGCCCTTTGATTCTGCTGTTGTCAAACATGTTTCCAATCAAGGATGTTGTGGTTGTTTTACCGTTCGTACCAGTCACCGCAATAATCGGTGCTTCTGAAACTAAGTAGCTTAATTCAACTTCAGTTAAAATCGTTAACCCGCGTTTTTCTGCTTCTTCAATTAAAGGCACAGTATATGGAATCCCCGGGTTCTTTACGATAATAGGATGATTATCAAGCAATGAGAGCGGATGGTGACCGCCGATAACTGTTAATCCCATTTTCTCTAAATCATTTGCGTGCGGATCTTTGGAAAGGTCGCCGCCATCATTCACAGTAACATCTGCACCTAAATGATTTAATAATTTAGCTGCTTCATAACCGCTTTTCGCTAAGCCAACTACTAAAACATTTTTTCCTTCTAATCCTTTGTATTTAAGCATTTATCAATGCACTCCAATCCATAATCCTATCAAACCTGTAATGAGGCCTACTGTCCAAAATACAGTAACAACTTTCCATTCATTCCATCCGCTTAATTCAAAGTGGTGATGCAGCGGACTCATTTTAAAGATACGTTTGCCGGTTAATTTGAATGATGCTACTTGCAAAATAACAGATAATGTTTCAGCAACAAACACAAAACCGATAAACAGTAATGAGATTTCCGCATTCAGCATAATCGACACTGTTGCGATAATACCGCCTAATGCCAAGCTGCCTGTATCACCCATGAATGTTTTGGCCGGGTTGACGTTATAGAATAAGAAACCTAATAACGCAAAGACCATAATGATACAAAACGTACCCACAGCATGGTCGCCCAGCATAAAGCTCATAATCGCATACATCGCAAATGCGATGATAGATAAGCCGGTTGCCAATCCGTCTAAACCATCTGTTAAGTTCACAGCGTTAGAGAAACCGACTTGCCAGAATACGATAAAGATGACATAAGCGACTGACAATGGAATATGCACTGTCGTAAACGGAATATGGATGCCTGTCGCAAAATGAATCATATTGAATGTATCACTTAAGATAAAGAAAATAACCGCAATCGCAATTTGCGCTAAGAATTTTTGTTTGCTTGTCAATCCTTGGTTATTCTTCTTAACGACAATAATATAATCATCAATGAACCCGATTAATCCGAATCCTACTGTCACAAATAACAATAAGATGAATGGATTAGGGTTATTTGAAAAGATGATCGCAATAATCGTAGTGACAATAATACTGATTAAGAAAGTCAGGCCGCCCATTGTCGGTGTGCCTGTCTTTTTCATGTGGCTTTTCGGCCCTTCTTCTCGAATACTTTGGCCGAACTTCATTCTCTTCAGTGTTGGAATCAAAATCGGCACTAATACTGCTGTGATTAATAATCCAACGATTGCTAAAACATAAACCATAGTTATCTCCTTGTTATATATAATTTTAAACACTTATGTAAAGCGAGGCTTGGGTACCGAGGGTACCCCTTGCCTCTTCTGTCTATTCTGCTGAAGGTGCGGACAATTCAACTTCTAATTGTTTTTGATCTTTAAGCGGTGTATTCGGACTGATAGATTGTTTAGATACAAATCCATTACCTTTCATTTTAACACTAATTCCAGTTAAGGATTCAAAAGCTAATACATCATCTTTGCCCCAGTCTTTCATATCCGGCATAGTCATGTCGCCATCTGTTTTGATGAACACTTTGCTGTAAGGCAATGTTTTTTCGTTGCCTTCAGGCAGCTGCTGCGCCACGTTGTCGCCTTGACCGATGACAACCGGTTTTAAATTCTGAGCTTTAAGTGCATCTTTTGCTTTATCAACAGATTGTCCTGAAACATCAGG is a window from the Staphylococcus sp. IVB6181 genome containing:
- the pgeF gene encoding peptidoglycan editing factor PgeF, coding for MPEKFTKQPHYLEHTDAKSDQITLGFTTREDGQSPYPSNAFNMALYIDDKAENVHAHQKTLAQAIGFDRKQWVFPIQTHGNHVVEVTTKDANTNIDTLTDALHGVDGLYTYDSNLLLTMCYADCVPVYFYSTKHHFIGLAHAGWKGTVGRISEEILKQIDFDLADLKVVIGPATSNSYEINDDIKAQFEALPVDASAFIETRGSDRHGIDLKEANRRLLIQAGVPEVNIDVTEYATSENLDLFFSYRVEKSKTGRMLAFIGQ
- the ftsZ gene encoding cell division protein FtsZ; this translates as MLEFEQGFNHLATLKVIGVGGGGNNAVNRMIDHGMDNVEFISINTDGQALNLSKAESRIQIGEKLTRGLGAGANPEIGKKAAEESREQIEDAIQGADMVFVTAGMGGGTGTGAAPVVAKIAKEMGALTVGVVTRPFSFEGRKRQTQAAAGVESMKAAVDTLIVIPNDRLLDIVDKSTPMMEAFKEADNVLRQGVQGISDLIAVSGEVNLDFADVKTIMSNQGSALMGIGVSSGENRAVEAAKKAISSPLLETSIVGAQGVLMNITGGESLSLFEAQEAADIVQDAADEDVNMIFGTVINPELQDEIVVTVIATGFEDKPATHARKQSNTGFGSSASSAGTSNDEGIGHAPRSHSSESTSEPRTHTTKEDDIPSFIRNREERRSRRTRR
- the ftsA gene encoding cell division protein FtsA, with translation MEEHYYVSVDIGSSSVKTIVGEKFHNGINVIGTGQTYTSGIKNGLIDDFDLAKQAVKDTIKKASIASGVDIKEVFLKLPIVATEVFDETNEIEFYEDTEVKGTHIETVLEGIRDKNDVEETEVVDTFPIRFIVDNDNEVSDPKELIARHSLRVEAGVIAIQKSILVNLIKCVEACGVDVLDVYSDAYNYGSILTPTEKELGACVIDIGQDLTQVAFYERGDLVDADSIEMGGRDITDDVAQGLNTSFDTAEKVKHQYGHAFYNSASDQDVFTVEQIDSEEDAQFTQKDLADIIEARVEEIFFNVFDLLQELGLTKVNGGFVVTGGSANLLGVRELLQDMVNEKVRIHTPSQMGIRKPEFSSAISTISSSIAFDELLDYVTISNHDNEEFEEEVIESNPKEYTEKSSGFDWFKKKQSKPSHDEPVAEEPTEGDETVSEPKETHPKQDSDYNSDQSHEKQEESKFKKLLKSLFD
- a CDS encoding cell division protein FtsQ/DivIB gives rise to the protein MTDKVRKIDSEYLKEKLRKRRERQRRIQLSIFGTLIALIILIVLYMFTPISNIDRVDIKGNHYLSNKEVKNALNLKKDTKIYMFGKGKAVDKMKQNPFVKDVQINRKLPNNLEVQVKEYQLVGLLEEKGKFHPILSNDHILKDYKGKLPNDAPVVSGFNASNREKIIQALSEMPKNIRQAISEVEYADDKESRNKVRLYMKDDIQVIGNMNTIANKMKYYPDMASALDRDASGELKKSGYIDLSVGASFIPYQDGSSTSSDSSMKLKEGTAMEDKAKDELQATLNKINDQTNDDKSKNDKSKKESSTNN
- the murD gene encoding UDP-N-acetylmuramoyl-L-alanine--D-glutamate ligase, which gives rise to MLKYKGLEGKNVLVVGLAKSGYEAAKLLNHLGADVTVNDGGDLSKDPHANDLEKMGLTVIGGHHPLSLLDNHPIIVKNPGIPYTVPLIEEAEKRGLTILTEVELSYLVSEAPIIAVTGTNGKTTTTSLIGNMFDNSRIKGLLSGNIGYVASKVAQEAHPDDYLITELSSFQLLGIDTYRPHIAIITNIYSAHLDYHGSLEEYRNAKRRIYKNQTEDDYLICNYSQRHLIETEDLKAKTYYFSTNQEVDGIYIKDGYIMLNGLRLIHKDDIVLPGEHNLENILAAVLAAVLAGVPVDAINHTLTTFSGIKHRLQYIGSNKTNKYYNDSKATNTLATQFALNSFDQPIVWLCGGLDRGNGFDELIPYMKDVRVMLTFGETQDKLTKLGESQGKYVIRATDVKDAVNKVQEVIEPNDVVLLSPACASWDQYKTFEERGDVFIDSFRSHLPSK